The segment AGCTCGGAGTTGCCGGGGTTGTTCGTCAGATCGATGTCGTTCAGCTTCGCCAGCGTGTCGAGGCGGGCGCGCTGCTGATCGACCGACATCCCCTCGGGCGGCGCCAAGTCGACGATCGGGTCGCCGACGGCGCGGAACAGGGTGCCCTGGTAGGTGGCCGGCATGAACCCGGCGCTCCAGTCGTTGGGGCCGCCGAGCGGGCCGCCGCGGTGGTCGTTCATCACGACGTAGGCGGGCAGGCTGGCCGCCTCGGAGCCGAGGCCGTAGGTGACCCACGACCCGACGCTGGGGAAGCCCATGCGGATCTGGCCGGACTGCATCTCGTAGGTCGCCTGGATGTGGTCGTTCGAGCGGCCGTACAGCGACCGGATGAACGCCATCTCGTCGACCTTGCCGCCCAAGTGCGGGAAGATCTCCGAGACCTCGATGCCGCTCTCGCCGTGCCGGTGGAACTCGAACGGGCTCGGCATCAGCGGACCGGGATGCCCCTGGCGGACGACCACGGACTCGGCCATCGGCTGGCCGGCGTACTTCGTCAGCGCCGGCTTCGGGTCGAAGGTGTCGACCTGGCTGACGCCGCCGCTCATGAAGAGCGAGATGACCGCCTTGGCCCGCGGCTCGAAGTGCGGCTGCCTGGGCGCGAACGGGTTGCCGGGGATGGGCAGCTCGCAGGTGTCGGACTGCGCCGTCCCCGCCGCCAGCAGCCCCTGCCTGTCGAGCATGTCAGCCAGTGCGAGGCCCGCGATGCCGCCGCCCGACTGGAACAGGAAGTCGCGCCGCGACCAGAACGTCTTCTTCCGGCAGTGGTGATGATGATCGTCGTGCATCGTCGTGTCCTCTGTCTCTCGGTCTGCCGCAGTGTGTCAGCGATTCCGTTCCGCTATCTCAGGTACAGGAACTCGTTCAGGTTCATCATGACGTGCGTGAAGTCGACCAGCGACTGCTCGGTGGCAAGGCCGCGGGCGACCTCGCGCTCGGCGTCGGTCGGCTTCCGGGTCAGCGCGATCAGGTAGGCGAGATCGATCTGGGCGTCCAGATCGCCCGGCGCCTCGCGCTCGAGCCGCGCCGCGAACAGCTCGGCTTGGTTCAGCACGAACGGGTTGTTCATCAGCGTCAACGCCTGCGTCGAGACGGTGGAGACGTTGCGCGCCGCCGCCGTCTGGTTCTGGTCCGGCAGGTCGAAGGTGTCGAAGAAGGGGAAGCCGAGCGACCGGCGCCGGAAGACGTAGACGCTGCGGCGCCACACCTCCGGACGGTCCGGCTCTTCGCACCAGAAGCCGGTGGACGGCGCGGTGATCCGCTGGCCCGCCGGGGGATTGCCGCACCAGAATCCCTTGCCGTCCGACTGGAACAGGATGTCGGAAGGAATGTGCGGGAAAATCGCCGGCCCGCCCACGGCCAGGTCGATGCCGCCGCTCACCGTCATGATGGCGTCGCGCAGGATCTCCGCCTCGAGCCGCTGCCCGCGGTAGCGCCAGAGCAGGTTGTTCTCCGGGTCGGCGCTTGCGCTCGCCTCGTGCGGGAACGAGGACGCCATGCGGTAGGCCTCGGACGTCATCAGCAGCCGGTGCATCTCCTTGATGCTCCAGCCGCGGTCCATGAACTCGACGGCCAGCCAGTCGAGCAGCTCGGGGTGCGTCGGCGTATCGCCCATCCGGCCCAGGTTGTCGAGGGTCCGGACGATCCCCCGCCCGAAGTGGTGGTGCCAGATCCGGTTGGCCATGACCCGCGCCGTCAGCGGGTTGTCGCGCGACGCGATCCACTCGGCCAGCGCCAGACGGCGGCCCGACGTCCGCCCGTCGGGGCGCGCGATCTCGGTCGGCGGGTCGCCGTAGGTGGCGGCGGTCAGGAAGCCCGGCGACATCGGCGAGCCGGGGCTGAACGGGTCGCCGCGGATCAGGAAGTAGTTGGGCGGCGCCTGGTAGGCGGGCCCCCCTTCCTCGTACAGGTAGGTGCCGTCGACCTCGGGCGGCGTCCGGCATTCCGGACAGCCGATCACCTGGTCGCCCGGGCCGTCCGGGGCGAAGCGGTAGTCGCCGTCGGTGACGATGTGCGCCATCGCCGGCGTCGGCGGCCGCTCGTCCTCCAGCGCCGCGATCTCCGCGTTCAGCTCGTCCACCCGCGCCTTGTCCTCCGGGGTCAGCGCGGCGGCCACTTGCGTGCGCGGGGGGTTGATGGTGAGCACCTGCGTGGCGAGGAGCTGTTCGCCGGGGGTCCGCTCGGCTTCCGGCTTGAAGGCCGCCGCCTGCACGTTCTCCGGGAACCGCTCCCGGATCAACTCGGCCCGTAGCGCCTCGCGGTACGGCGTCTCGATGGCGTCCACCTCGTCGCGCAATGGCTGCTGCCGCTCTTCGACGTCCCGCATCGCCGCGAAGTAGACGTCCGCCTCGTCGCGGTCGAGCAGCGGGTAGTCGATCTCCACGTAGCCGTAGATCGACGCCTGCATGCTGTAGTAGTCCTTCTGCAGGATCGGGTCGAACTTGTGGTCGTGGCAGCGGGCGCAATGGACCGTCATGCCGAGGACGCCGCGGCCGACCGTAGCCAGCATGTCGTCGAGGTAGTCGTGACGACGCTCCGGGTTGTCCTTCTCGCGGAAGTTGACGCGCGGGCCGGACCGCAGGAAGCCGGTGGCGATGCGCGTCTCGTCCGTGACGTAGTCCAGCTCGTCGCCCGCGATCTGCTCGCGCAGGAACTGGTTGTACGGCTTGTCGTCGTTGAAGGCGTCGATGACGTAGTCGCGGTAGCGCCACATGTTCAGGCGGACGTAGTCCTGCTCGAACCCGTCGGTGTCGGCGTAGCGCGCCACGTCCAGCCAGTGGCGGCCCCAGCGCTCGCCGTAGTGGGGCGAATCGAGCAGCTTGTCGATCAACCGCTCCCAGGCCCCGCGCTCGGTGTCGGCCAGGAATTCCTCCACCTGCTCGGGGGTGGGCGGCATGCCGATCAGGTCGAGATAGGCGCGCCGCAGCAGCGTCAGCCGATCGGCCCGCGGCGCGGCGGTCAGGCCGGCGTCCTTGCGCGTCGCTTCCAGGAAGCGGTCCACGGGGTGGTCGAACTCGCGCGAGGCCGGCACCGGCGCCTGCTGCGGGTGCCGGAACGCCCAGTAGTCGCGGGCGCCCGGCGGCAGCTCGTCGTTCTCGAGCGCGGCCAGCGCGTCGGCGGCGGCGGTCACTTCGCCGGTGTCCCAGTGCGCGCCCTCATCGATCCAGGTGCGGACCGCCGCGAGCTCCGCGTCGCTGAGCGGATCGCCGGTCATCGGCATGGAGGGCTGGTCGAGGCCGGCCACCATGCGGAACAGAAGGCTGTCCTCGGCCCGGCCGGGCACGATGGCGGGGCCCTTGGTGCCGCCCTCGAGAGCGCCGTCGCGGCTGCTCAGATCCAGGTCGGAGAGCTGGGCCGCCTCGCCGTGGCAGTTCCAGCAGGCCCGCTCCATGATCGGGCGGATGTGATCGGTGAAGTTGATCGGCTCGTTCTGGGCGCCGGCGGTGGCCGCCAGGCCCAGCACGGCCGCGAGTGTCACGCCGAACAGGACGGATGGTCTTGCGCTGCGCATCGTTGTCGTCGCTCCGTTGGTTCTGCCGCGCTTCGTCAGTTCCGGCCGGGCGCCGGCAGCTTGTCCGCGTAGTCCGGATCTTCCTCGTACCGCGCGTTGTGCAGTATGTTCCGCAGCCCGAGGTTGCCCTCGTGGCAGGCGTACTCGTAGAGCACCTGGTCGGGGTCGGTCTTCGTCATCGGGACCAGCGCCGTCCAAGAACTCGTCCAGGTGGCCGGGTCCGCCATCGTCACCTCGTAGTGGGCCGTGTCCGGGCCGACGCGGGTGAACCGCTCCACGAGCTTCAGCTTCTCGGTCGAGCCGCGGAACGCGCTCTTGGGCGAGAAGTTGACGGTTTCGACCACCAGCGTGTCGCCGTCGTAGTAGCCCCGGGAGTCGCCGTGCCACTGCGGCAGGTCCGCCGAGAGATGCGCTCGCCCGTCCAGCGGCACGATGCGCGCGTCGTGGATCATCTCCGAGACGATCGCCACGTGGGTCGGCGTCTGCAGGATCTGGAAGTTGTTGTTGTAGGCGCCGGGCAGCCGCGGCATCCCGAAGGTGATGCAGCGCTCGGTCAGCCCTCTGTAGTCGGCCCCGTCTCCACCGTACAGCCGCCGCCGCTCGGAGCGCGCCGCCGCGCGCTGTCTCGCGTCCTCGGTCACCGCCGGAAGCCGGCCGTCGGGCGGATCCACGATCAACGAGGTTCGTCGGTCGACGGTCAGCGCCCGCCCGTAGTCGAGCCACCACTTGGCGTGGACGCTGGGCGCGCGGTCGTAGTCGTCCAGCCGCTCGTTTTCCCGCTGCTCGTACGCGGCCGCCTCCTCGGCGGTCAGCGTTTCCTTGCCGGCGAGCTCACGCGGGCGCTGCAGCGGCGTCATCGTCCGGTAGTCCCAGACGCCCTGCAGGTCGGGCGCGCCCCACGGGGTGCGGGGAACCTGCCAGTCGGCTGCCGGCGCGGCCTCCGGGCTCTCCTTTGCTGACTGCGCCGCCGCACCCGCCGGCAACGCGAGAACCAGCGCCATGCCCATGGCCAGCGCAGGTGGAATCACTGAGCACGCCCGCCGCATGCAGTCCCTCCTGAAGCGGTCTCGTCAGACAAACCGTAACGATAGCACCATGCGGGTCCGGATCGACAGCGATTTCGGCGGCTCAGAACATCGCGATCGGGTTGACTGGGCTTCCGGTGCCGCGCGCCACCCGCAACGGCAGCGCCTGGAACATGAACTCCCAGCGCCCTTCCTCCGCGCATGCGGCGGCGACCGGCTCCAGCAGCGCGTTGTCCAGCAGCGCCACGCCGAAGTTGAACAGTACGCCGTGCACCGGCCACGGCAGGTCGCTGGACGCGCGGGCGTCCATCAGGTCCCAGCCGAGCAGCGCCACGTCGTGGTCGCGGATGAACTCCGCGCAGCTTGGATGCAGCCCGGGGCGCCCGCGGCTGCCGTCGTCACCGCTCGCCATGTAGGCGCCCCAGCCGCTGTGGACCAGCAGCGCGTCTCCCGGCTCGACGGTGGCGCCCTGGGCGCGCGCGATCGCTTCGAGCTCTTCTCCGCGCACCGGTTCGTCGATGCTCACGTGCGGCGCGCCGCGGTGGAGCGGGACGTCGATCAGCACGCCCCTGGTGATGATGCCGCCGCTCCAGTGCGTGATGTCGCCGAAATGCGCGCCCTGGGTCGTGACCTCCACGTCGGGGTCGCGCCCCTGCCAGATACCGTCGTCGTCCCAGATGTGGCACAGCGCGTCGACGTGGGTCACGGTGGACCCGTGGTAGATGAAGCCGAGGTAGTCCATGACGTAGCCGCCGCCGGGGCCGAGCGAGCTCTTCTGGATGAAGTGCTGCGGGGGCTCGAAGACGCGGCTCAGCGAGACGGTGCGCCCGGTGCGCACGAGCCCGGCCGCCGCCGCCCGCTTCTCAGGGGTGATCAGGTTGATGGCGCCGATCTGGTCGTCCCGGCCCCAGCGTCCCCAGTTGCGCCGGTCGCGGTACATCGCCGCGTAGTTGGTGTCACCGCTCGACTGCACGGTGCTCGCGGTCGCCGATGCGGGATGGGCTGCCGCGGCCGCGGCTCTCCGGGCGCGGGCCGCCTGACGGGCAAGCAGCTCCGGGGGAGAGAATGTTCCGGGCGTGGTGCCGGTGCCGGCCGCCGCTGGCTCGACCGGCTCGGCCCAGGCCCGGCCGGGATGTGCGAGAGCCGCCGTGCCCATGGCCGCCGCGTGCGTCAGAAATCGCCGTCGTGAAGAAGCCATGTCGTTCCTCCGCTCGGTTTGGTGCCGGCGGTACCGTCGACGAATTGTCAGTGACTTCGGTACACCTCGCGCCGATGTCCGATTCTCACTACGAGGACCACCAGCAGGTCATCCTCGACTTCGTAGATGATTCGATAATCGCCTGTCCGCACGCGATAGCGGCTCCTCGTCCCGCGTAGCTTCTCGACGCCCGGCGGACGGGGCTCATGAGCAAGTGCGTCGATCCGCTTGGCGAGGCGTCGTTGAACCGCCCGTCCGAGAGTGCGGAACGCGCGTGCCGCCGAAGGAACGAACTCGACGCGGTGCATCCGGCTCGATCGGGGGATGCAATCGCGAGTGCAGGGTTTCCGGCCCGGATTCTAGAGGTCCAGGTCGCGTTTCAGAGCAGACCAATCAACGCGTCCTCGTTCTGTGCCGGCTCTCGCGGCGGCTTCATTGTCGAGCCGGTCCTCGATCTCCCTCAGAAGCTCCAGGTCCTCGATCGGCACGAGGGCCGCAACACTCCTGCCACCTCGATCCAGCACGATGCGTTCGCCTCCCTCGGCGACACGGTCGAGCGTGGCCGCAAACGCATCCCGAACCGAGCTTGCAGTGAGCCTCGTCATTCGGCTATGTGACCTCGACCTGGAAGTCGAGCACGTCGAGCGCTTCCTCGTTGAGCTCGTCGGCGTGCTCGTCGATGATCTGTCGATCCCGGTGGTCGACATCGGTCCTGTCCTCGAGGTCGGAAGGTCCCGAGCGCCCGGGTTTCATGCCACCATCATACTGCCCGTCCGGATCGCTTGATGATGCCGTTGACAGGCAACCCTCACGGCAGCGCCAGCGCGATCAGCTCCGGGACATCCCCGCCGATGGTCAGCGCGATGTGCTGCTTCCCCTCGTACAGGTAGGTCATCGGCGTCCCGATCGCGCCGGACGGGAGATCGACGGATCCGACGATCGCGCCCGTGGATTTGTCCCGCGCCACCAGTCGGGGGCCGCCGTCCGAGCCCCCCGCCGACAGGGCGCTGATGAGCAGCGTCTTCGTCAGCACCGGGCCGCCGTGCCCCTCGCCGCCGAGGGGCGGCAGGTCCAGGTCGCGCAGTAGCGGGTGATTGCGGTACCGGTCGCCGTCGCCATTGGGTTGCATCCAGGCGTGATCGCCTGCGTTGAGGTCGATGGCGGTCATCCGCGAGTAGGGCGGCTTGAGCAGCGGCAGCCCCTGCGGCATGGTCGGCTGGGTCCCGCTGTCGAAGTCCGCCTGCGTAAAGCGCAGGTTGCCGCCCTCGGCCGGGTCCGGCGTGTAGTACTTGATGACCGAGAAGCGGTTCTCGGAAGGCACGTAGAGCAGGCCGGTCTCGGGATCGGCCGCCGCCCCGCTCCAGCTCGCCCCGCCGGCGATGTGCGGGCGCTGGATCGTCCCCTGCAGCCCGCCCTCCACGCTCAGCATCGGCGGCGTGAAGAGCGGCCCGAGCCGGAAGTTCCGCACTGCCTCGACGGCCATCGCGCGAATCTCGGGCGTGAAGTCGACCAGGTCGTCGATGCCGATGCCCTGGTACTCGAACGGCGGCGGCCTGGTGGGGAAGGGCTGGGTCGGCGACAGCACCTCGCCCTCGAGGTCGGTGTCGGTCTCCACCGCGCGCTCCTCGATGGGCCAGACCGGCTCACCGGTGGCGCGGTCGAAGACGTAGGTGAAGCCCTGCTTGCTGACCTGCGCGAGTGCCTTGATGGTGCGCCCGTCCACGTTGATGTCGATCAGGGTCGGCGCGGCGGGGAAGTCGTAGTCCCAGACGCCGTGGTGGACGGCCTGGAAGTGCCAGACGCGCTGCCCGGTCTCGGCGTCGACCGCTACGATGCTCTCCGCGAACAGGTTGTCGCCCAGGCGGTGACCGCCGTAGTAGTCGCTGGTCGGGGTGCCGGTCGGCAGGTAGACGTAGCCGAGCTCGTCGTCGGCGCTCAGGGGCGGCCAGATGTTGGCGTTGCCGGAGTAGCGCCACGACTCGTTCAGCCAGGTGTCCGCGCCGAAGTCGTCCGCCTGCGGGATGGTGCGGAACACCCACCGCACGTCGCCGGTCCGCGCGTCGACCCCCTTGACCCACCCGGGCGGCGCTTCCCGGCGGATGACGAAGTCCGAGATGATGGTCGGCGTGACCACCACGTCGCGGGTGATGACCGGCGGCGAGGCGACCCCTACGAGGTTGCGCCCCTGGTAGTT is part of the Acidobacteriota bacterium genome and harbors:
- a CDS encoding type II toxin-antitoxin system RelE/ParE family toxin, whose amino-acid sequence is MHRVEFVPSAARAFRTLGRAVQRRLAKRIDALAHEPRPPGVEKLRGTRSRYRVRTGDYRIIYEVEDDLLVVLVVRIGHRREVYRSH
- a CDS encoding type II toxin-antitoxin system Phd/YefM family antitoxin, whose amino-acid sequence is MTRLTASSVRDAFAATLDRVAEGGERIVLDRGGRSVAALVPIEDLELLREIEDRLDNEAAARAGTERGRVDWSALKRDLDL
- a CDS encoding cyclase family protein is translated as MASSRRRFLTHAAAMGTAALAHPGRAWAEPVEPAAAGTGTTPGTFSPPELLARQAARARRAAAAAAHPASATASTVQSSGDTNYAAMYRDRRNWGRWGRDDQIGAINLITPEKRAAAAGLVRTGRTVSLSRVFEPPQHFIQKSSLGPGGGYVMDYLGFIYHGSTVTHVDALCHIWDDDGIWQGRDPDVEVTTQGAHFGDITHWSGGIITRGVLIDVPLHRGAPHVSIDEPVRGEELEAIARAQGATVEPGDALLVHSGWGAYMASGDDGSRGRPGLHPSCAEFIRDHDVALLGWDLMDARASSDLPWPVHGVLFNFGVALLDNALLEPVAAACAEEGRWEFMFQALPLRVARGTGSPVNPIAMF
- a CDS encoding DUF1501 domain-containing protein, with protein sequence MHDDHHHHCRKKTFWSRRDFLFQSGGGIAGLALADMLDRQGLLAAGTAQSDTCELPIPGNPFAPRQPHFEPRAKAVISLFMSGGVSQVDTFDPKPALTKYAGQPMAESVVVRQGHPGPLMPSPFEFHRHGESGIEVSEIFPHLGGKVDEMAFIRSLYGRSNDHIQATYEMQSGQIRMGFPSVGSWVTYGLGSEAASLPAYVVMNDHRGGPLGGPNDWSAGFMPATYQGTLFRAVGDPIVDLAPPEGMSVDQQRARLDTLAKLNDIDLTNNPGNSELAARISSYELAYRMQGCAPEAVDVSAESEATKKLYGLDNPITEPFGRQCLMARRLVERGVRFVQLFHGGIGQQNTDTWDAHSNLIENHTQHAAETDLPIAGLMTDLKARGMLDETLLVWHAEFGRMPISQRGVGRDHNPGTMTGWMAGAGIQGGQVIGASDEFGYKAAEQRVSPHDLHATILHLLGIDHERLTYRYNGRDMRLTDVHGVPIPQIIA
- a CDS encoding DUF1553 domain-containing protein, producing MRSARPSVLFGVTLAAVLGLAATAGAQNEPINFTDHIRPIMERACWNCHGEAAQLSDLDLSSRDGALEGGTKGPAIVPGRAEDSLLFRMVAGLDQPSMPMTGDPLSDAELAAVRTWIDEGAHWDTGEVTAAADALAALENDELPPGARDYWAFRHPQQAPVPASREFDHPVDRFLEATRKDAGLTAAPRADRLTLLRRAYLDLIGMPPTPEQVEEFLADTERGAWERLIDKLLDSPHYGERWGRHWLDVARYADTDGFEQDYVRLNMWRYRDYVIDAFNDDKPYNQFLREQIAGDELDYVTDETRIATGFLRSGPRVNFREKDNPERRHDYLDDMLATVGRGVLGMTVHCARCHDHKFDPILQKDYYSMQASIYGYVEIDYPLLDRDEADVYFAAMRDVEERQQPLRDEVDAIETPYREALRAELIRERFPENVQAAAFKPEAERTPGEQLLATQVLTINPPRTQVAAALTPEDKARVDELNAEIAALEDERPPTPAMAHIVTDGDYRFAPDGPGDQVIGCPECRTPPEVDGTYLYEEGGPAYQAPPNYFLIRGDPFSPGSPMSPGFLTAATYGDPPTEIARPDGRTSGRRLALAEWIASRDNPLTARVMANRIWHHHFGRGIVRTLDNLGRMGDTPTHPELLDWLAVEFMDRGWSIKEMHRLLMTSEAYRMASSFPHEASASADPENNLLWRYRGQRLEAEILRDAIMTVSGGIDLAVGGPAIFPHIPSDILFQSDGKGFWCGNPPAGQRITAPSTGFWCEEPDRPEVWRRSVYVFRRRSLGFPFFDTFDLPDQNQTAAARNVSTVSTQALTLMNNPFVLNQAELFAARLEREAPGDLDAQIDLAYLIALTRKPTDAEREVARGLATEQSLVDFTHVMMNLNEFLYLR
- a CDS encoding pyrroloquinoline quinone-dependent dehydrogenase — its product is MSARHAGLVALTVAVSAALLLAAQPAAAQYGAVDGEWRSYAGDNGSTKYSPLDQIDASNFSDLRIAWRWQSVDGNVDLESLPRRADDRPISIRGLQATPLMIDGVLYLTTALYQAAAVDAGSGETVWVHDPQAYAGGDPTHAYRSRGLAYWSDGADDARIFWGTSEAYLIAVDARTGEPIRDFGDNGRVDLMEGVPRAERGGTNYQGRNLVGVASPPVITRDVVVTPTIISDFVIRREAPPGWVKGVDARTGDVRWVFRTIPQADDFGADTWLNESWRYSGNANIWPPLSADDELGYVYLPTGTPTSDYYGGHRLGDNLFAESIVAVDAETGQRVWHFQAVHHGVWDYDFPAAPTLIDINVDGRTIKALAQVSKQGFTYVFDRATGEPVWPIEERAVETDTDLEGEVLSPTQPFPTRPPPFEYQGIGIDDLVDFTPEIRAMAVEAVRNFRLGPLFTPPMLSVEGGLQGTIQRPHIAGGASWSGAAADPETGLLYVPSENRFSVIKYYTPDPAEGGNLRFTQADFDSGTQPTMPQGLPLLKPPYSRMTAIDLNAGDHAWMQPNGDGDRYRNHPLLRDLDLPPLGGEGHGGPVLTKTLLISALSAGGSDGGPRLVARDKSTGAIVGSVDLPSGAIGTPMTYLYEGKQHIALTIGGDVPELIALALP